DNA from Musa acuminata AAA Group cultivar baxijiao chromosome BXJ1-5, Cavendish_Baxijiao_AAA, whole genome shotgun sequence:
GACGTGTCCAGTCCCTCGTTGTGCGGCGTTGACCTGTGCGACTCCGGGCGGCACGGAGTCGGCTGTACGTCGTCTGTCGAGCTGGCTGTGCTTTCTCCGGACACTCGCCAGGCACATCCCCCACATCGGCTCCTTGGTGGCTGCCAGCTATCAGTGCATGGGTGGCGTCGGAATATTCCCTATCAGTGGGGTAGTAAAGAACTCTAAAATCAAGCTAGTGATACATTCTCACGTCCTGAgtcgaaaatatatatatatatatatatatatatatatatatatatatatatataattttactccTCTCAATGTTCTTTTGTCTTTAATTTGTGTTTTACTTTTCCAGATTTTATTTATTTCCTACTATCTCAATTGCTGCTCACCATCTGAATATCAAGATAATGGTTTTTGGTTGACGGGTCATTCTTATTTTAATGTCTTATGCTTATTTTCTCATGAAAACTATTCATGTATAGGTCACTATTAATTATCTCTTGGGGAAACTAGGAAAGTCGTACTGGGACACAGTCGGAGTTGTTGATCTAGGGGGTGGATCTGTTCAAATGGCTTATGCTATTTCAGAAAATGATGCTGCAAATGCTCCAAAAATCTCAAATGAAGAACATTCTTATGTGCAACAGCTATTTCTAAAAGGAACAAGCTATCACCTTTATGTCCACAGGTGACATTTTTTGTCCAACTGTGAGGACATCTTCTAGTTCTTTTTGGAGTTAGACTGTTATATGGTAAATCATCTTTTGGGTAAGGTTCATAAATGTTGTATTGTTTTTCAAGATTCATATGCTGGCTGTTCTTGTGGTCAATTTAGGAGTTAATCATAAAGCAGACTAGCATTTTCCAGTGTTCCAAAATGTGCACCTGATTGACTTACTGCCTTTGTAGTTACTTGCACTATGGTCTGCTAGCCGTTCGTGCAGAAATACTGAAGGCTGCTGATGGTAATAGTAAATGTATTTTGGATGGTTATAATGGTATGTTTGAGAGTACTCTTCCCATGCTCAATCCTTCCTAGTATATCCATAATTCTTTTGTAATGTTCTTGACTTAATGCAGTCATTTATTTCACATTTTTGTTGGATGTCTTCCTATAGGAAGTTTATGTACACATCCCAAGAAAActagagaataaaaaaaaatgttttgcATTTTCAGATGGTCCTCTAAATTGTCTGCCATCTTTTATTCAGGTGTTGCCTATTGCTTTTTGTTTATAATTTCCACACACTTCATTCCACAGTTGATCTGAACCATTTCCATCTCTCAGTTGTCTGATGACCATCTCTCTTATAACCATGAAAATAGCCAAGAGAAAGTAATACCATTTAGATTTGTTCATTGCATGCCATAAAGAAGAAACTATTAATGCTTGGAGACCCCTATTAGAATCCATGAATTTATATGTTTAGTACCGTGCAAGCAGCAGTAGAAACTAGTGTTCATTGGATAATAAATATATTTGGTGACAACTTTTAGCGTTTCATTCATCAAcatgttaaatatttttaatccttTGCAGTTATTTCTGCATTACAACAGCAACCAATCAGAATTATCTGTCTAAAATATAGACAACCGAGAGAGCTGCAGTGATCTTGTTAATCTATTTTCTTTGCATCTGATACTGGTCATAAAAGTTTCTCATAATTACTTTCTCAGTCTTATGTTTAGTGCATAATTTTGAATCTACATGTCAATATTTATTTACATCATGAGGCCCTTGCCAATGGGGGTTCGAGAGAATTAAAACACACAACCTTATCTATCCAAGAGGGGAAACTGTTTTTGTTATTTAAACCCTGGTCACTTGGACCACCATTTATTTGCTTTTGCCATTTAAATGGGAATATATCAATTTTAATATAtgtatgtttttgtttttgtgtaagGATCATATAAATATGGGGAGAAGGAATACAAAGCTGTTGCTTCACCTTCTGGTGCTAGTTATTCCAAGTGCAGGAGTGACACTATTAAAGCTCTCAAAGTTGATGAACCAACGTGTACCCACATGAAGTGTACATTTGGTGGTGTCTGGAACGGCGGAGGTGGAGATGGGCAGCGAAATCTCTTTGTAGCATCCTTTTTCTTTGATAGAGCTGTTGAGGTATTGCCGTTTTTGGTTCCTTCTGCCTGGTTCACTGTTTTGTCCTTTCAACCAATATTTTCATTTGTGCATATTGCTTCTGTGTCTAACTGTAATTGTATGTGTCACCTCAGGCTGGTTTTGTAGATCACAAGGTGCCAGTTGCCAAGGTCAAACCAGCAGAGTTCAAGGTTGTTGCAAAGCGTGCTTGCAAACTAAATGTGGAGAAAGCAAAAGCCACCTATCCTCGTGTCCAAGACGACAATCTTCCTTACCTGTGCATGGATCTTGTATACCAGTTCACATTGCTGGTCGATGGATTTGGTGCGTTGAAACTAATGATGCTGTTGTTTAATGTTGTGTCACTTCCAGCAATCTTACTTACCTTTCTTTTGTGATCTGACACAGGTCTGGACCCATACCAAGAGATCACTCTGGTAAAGAAGGTGAAGTATGGTGATGCATTTGTTGAGGCAGCATGGCCTCTGGGTAGTGCCATCGAAGTTGCATCAACACCATAGATAGAGTCCCTTGTACATGGTCCACCAACTGCTTCGATGATTCGGATATTCTGCTCCAGTTTTGGAGCCCCAGCAAATCTGATTAACCTCAGGTTCATTGCTACTCCTGCTGCTTTGCTTTGGGATTAAGGGCAACTGAGGGAGCATTCTCCATCGCAATTTTGCCTAGAATTTGATTGCTCTTCAATTAGTAAACCACAGAGGGAGGGAGGACTGCAATTTACAGGTACTTGCACTGACCATTCATTTTACATTTTGTATTCGGTGCTGAGATGAGATTGCCATTTTGTGATTCAGACCTTATCAGAAGTACATAATGTCCTATTGGTTTCTACCCAATATCTTGCATATATCTGTTGTATTGTCTCTTGTGCATGTATGTGAGTGCCATACTTCACCTGACATTTGGTGCATCATAAGTTTCAATCCTTGTCATTTTTTTCGTTGTAATTTGTGAAGTTTATTTCAGTGTGATGCAAATTAAAACAAAATTACTCCAAATCTCTACTAGGTAACTTAACAAACTCCAAATTCTCATTCATGGGGGAGAACAGTCATTTCCAAAACAAAAATCTTTTATTAGGGATATAATAATCTTCAAGCTACGCGTTCTCCTAGAGAGCATTTATACAATGAGTTAGTTCTGGAGGCAATTGTCTTTGATTAAGCATTCTATATAAATGAAACAATTTAACTTATACACTGTTGATAACACTAAACCAAAGTTAAACTTTGTAATGTTATCAACTCTTTTAGCAGCAAGTAAAACACATTCTATGACCAGGCTGATGTTGCATGTTCACCAGCCTTTTTTTTCCTCCTACTGATACACTTCTAAAATGAGAAGAATACAAACAAACAAATGAATCTGATGCTACTGCCATGTTACAACTTGAAGTTGTTATCTCAAGGTGCTTTGAGCCCCAAGTGCTTGAGAGTTCCGACTACTATATTAACACATACACACACGGTCTTGTTGATTTGGCCCTCTTTAGCTCCAAAATGGTGGCATGTTGATTTGGCTCTGATTGAGATAAGGAGAACCTAATATTGAACTGTAGTAATCCTGGTCTGAAATATCAGCAACTGATGTGGTAGGTCCAATTGCTGCCAAAGCACCCTGGAACTCATCCAGATTCAAGTCCGTGAACCAATCATCAGCCTCTTCTTTCATTCCTTCCACAATTTGAAAGTTGCTACTAACAGTGGCGGCTCTCCCATGATGAAGTCCTACAGAAGCCTGAGATGGGTTGCTTCCGGGTTGACACGGATCGCCGAATTCGAGCGACGCATCGTGTTCTATATCTGATTCTGTAGTCCAGAGACTATCTGACCTCGTGTCATCAGTAGCCACGAAGGAGTCCATTGTTCTCCCAAAGGATGCTGCCACCGCTTTCTTCTGCTGCGTCTTCTCCCAGTTGTTCTTCTTGTTGTACAAGCGGCAGAGCACCCAATCATCCAGCTGCAGTACAGGAAATCCGATCAATTAGGGCCTGCCAGAGATCGAGAAAGTAGTACTTGCGTGAGTCTGAGACAATACCCTTCTGCTGCCCTTCTTGTTCGCTGATCGATCGGTGTCGGCgagtcggtactcatgcatgatcCAATCGGTCTTGACTCCTTTGGGCGCCTTCCCTTGGTAGAACACCAGAGCTTTCTTGATCCCGAGAGGCCGACTGCCCGGCGGCGAGACGGGCTTATCGGCCCCTGTTGCTTTCCAGTACCCTCTTCCggctgtcctgttcggcctcgaGCCGTTCGGGTACTTCCGATCCCTCGGCGTAAAAAAGTACCATTCCCTCTGCCCGAACAACGCCATCTCTGCACAATTCAGAACACCAGAAGGTGATTCGAGATGCATGGAAGGTGTTTGATGCATTAAAATCCAGATCGACGTTTGCATCCTAACTGTTCGATCTGATGTGATGATAACCTACCTGGAAGGTCCCAGGGGTCGTACTTGTAGAGATCGACCTCGCGGATGATCGGCACGGGGAGGCGCTGGCCGGCGGCCCTGCGGCAGAGGTAGTGGACGACGAGCTCCTCGTCGGTGGGATGGAACCGGAACCCCGGCGGCAGGTTCAGCTCGGCCTCCGCGTCTCTTTCTCTGCCCATCACGCCCATGTCTCCGGCCGCAGCTCTTATGGATCCAACACCTGTATCGTCCGCCCCGATCCCTGAAGAAGCTTTTGCTTGCTCGATTTAGGCGTTGATTTAGGTCGACACGGTATTTAAATACGTGAGGGTGTTTGGATGCGCACGAGCCCAACATGTTGGACTCGTCTCTTGGAATTTGTGCAGGGCGGACGCATGTCGAGAGAGGAGATGGCGAGGGTGGTGCGAGGAAGGTTCGTGGCGCCAAATGGGTGGGAAGTCGGTTGGGGCAGAACGGTGTGGTCAAAGCCATGGACTCGGCCGATGGAGATGTCGATGGAATATCCGGGTTCAAAACACCGGCATCGACATGTCGTTGCTACCATGATGACGTCATTGGGTATGCTTCCCCCTCTCTGTTTTGCACGTGCTGGGTTTGCAATAGCCGTCTTGCCACCGCAAATGGCGGCGGCCGCCGACGCATGCGGCTGTCGAATtacttatataaatatatatatatataatatcaggaGCTAATGATATAGAATTTTAAAGGGCTAATTTATGGGAAAAGCTACTGATTTTTCTCGActagtgtttttttctttttttttgttagtgTCTCACTATCTATCAATTTCAAATTTATATCCTTGGTCGGACATTTCAAATCAGTTCAATTATAACATCTTAAAATACGATAAAAtacaatataaattattatttttatcatttatgatgtttcaaaattatattttgattgatttaaaaaataaaaaaaaaatttaaaatgtatGCCTGTTATAGTTTTTAGATATAAATTAACTTATCATCTTTGATGGAGCTTCAAATATGTATTATTATTGGTTTGAGAGTAaggatattagaaaaaaaaaacttgtctTATATgctaattatagtatttttattagttataattttttaaggaaaatcaccttacaaaaaaataataataaataaaatggatGATCTTTTCAAAAAGAATACCTAATTTTAAATCAActgaattttcaaaaagaaaaaatcatgcTTTTTTTGACTTCCTTGAAAAAGATACCGCTTGTTCTTATCCAGACAGCTAAGAGGAACTTGGGACATGGAACAGTAAGCATCAGCAATGCTGAATGCATCCTGTGATGTCACTGCTTATGGTTTTGTGTGCATCCAAGATGCTGGTGTTTCGAAGGAAATAGGCCCTGCATGCCACCTGTCACTCTCTGGATTCTTCCATCGCTTTGACCACCGGAGAGCCGCGATGGTCTCAGTCAAAGGGTTCAGCCGCTGGTGCGTCTGAAAAGTCCTCCTTCACAGGTCCAAGCCCTCGATCGGAATTGGCATCACCCACCCGTGGGCGGAGGCTGCTATCCCTACCTCGACTGTTCTTTAGCAGGTGAGGGTGATGTCTATGAATTCCTGCATGTGTGAGTTGACAGTTAAAAATACATCAAGGAAAGGTGAGATATAATCAACGAATTGACTCGTTCAACTCAGGTTTGCTATCTTTTGTCATCGGTTTTCCTATGAGCAACAGTTCGAGGTCCAACATAGAAACTCATCCCCAATTTGGCCTACTTGAACTCGAAGTCCAACCCACATTCTAGTTCTGTCTTAATCCAATCCAAAGCTTAAACTAAACTTATCGAAGAGATGATGAGGGGACTGATAAGGTGGTTTCTATATATTTCTTACTCAAATTAACTCTCTAATCGTAATTAGCATCTGCTAATTAGAGTTCCATAGACAGATGCTAAAATTCCAAGGATGTGAAAATGCTGCATTGCTTGAGTAAATACATCTTCTCGCTTGATCTCGATCAGCAACACTGAAGAACAGCAAATGCAAGCAGTGCCGGCTCTCCAGAACCTCAGACAAAACGTATATCACTGGAACTCTTGATCAGCTGAGACCTGAAGAGTTGGGATTTGGCTATCCATAACCTCATACACGACGTATATCACAGGAACTATTGATCAGCTGAGACCTGAAGAGTTCAGATTTGAGAGCCAACAAACGTTCCATCTCGATCCGGTACTCGTTTAAACCAGCACGTTTATAACGCCGGTCAAGCTGCAGCTGAGTCCAAGGACAACAGTTAATTAGAAGATGAGTAGTTGAGCTGCTCGAGCTCGTACACGCTTGCAGCGGACACCGTTCCTTTCGCCATTGATGTCTCGAGGACATGGGTGTCTGCTCGACTTGGACAAAGAAGACGCATCCGTCCAAGTGCAGTAGTTACTCCAATTTGACCTAATAATGTCTCTTGCTGCATCTCTCACGGGAGATGTATACCAACCATAACCTATGTGGAACAGATATTAAGTTACAGCATTGAATGCCTCCATCTTGGTCCAGGTGTCATTGTTCTTGGTCGACAACGAAAGCTTCATCTGTTGCTTCCATCTTAGCCCTATCAACAAGCGTTGCTATCTTGGCTGAAATGTGGAGTACCTACTTGATAGGGCGTATTTTGGCCTACGTGAACCATCGACAGACGCTGCAGACCGACGTAATACCGTACGCCTCTAGAAGCGCGGGGTGCTCGTCACGTCAAGCTCCAACGGTGCGACTGTGCAGCCTGACCATCCTAAGAGCTGGGGGCGATACCGTCTAACGTTAG
Protein-coding regions in this window:
- the LOC135673290 gene encoding NAC domain-containing protein 68-like; amino-acid sequence: MGVMGRERDAEAELNLPPGFRFHPTDEELVVHYLCRRAAGQRLPVPIIREVDLYKYDPWDLPEMALFGQREWYFFTPRDRKYPNGSRPNRTAGRGYWKATGADKPVSPPGSRPLGIKKALVFYQGKAPKGVKTDWIMHEYRLADTDRSANKKGSRRLDDWVLCRLYNKKNNWEKTQQKKAVAASFGRTMDSFVATDDTRSDSLWTTESDIEHDASLEFGDPCQPGSNPSQASVGLHHGRAATVSSNFQIVEGMKEEADDWFTDLNLDEFQGALAAIGPTTSVADISDQDYYSSILGSPYLNQSQINMPPFWS
- the LOC135673289 gene encoding probable apyrase 2 isoform X2, which translates into the protein MPIPSAAFCHLVQRTPGLSFYAKNPQEAANSLVPLLEKAESVIPVELRRTTPVRVGATAGLRALGAVTAEQILQAVRDLLRQKSSLKFQSDWVTVLDGTQEGAFQWVTINYLLGKLGKSYWDTVGVVDLGGGSVQMAYAISENDAANAPKISNEEHSYVQQLFLKGTSYHLYVHSYLHYGLLAVRAEILKAADGNSKCILDGYNGSYKYGEKEYKAVASPSGASYSKCRSDTIKALKVDEPTCTHMKCTFGGVWNGGGGDGQRNLFVASFFFDRAVEAGFVDHKVPVAKVKPAEFKVVAKRACKLNVEKAKATYPRVQDDNLPYLCMDLVYQFTLLVDGFGLDPYQEITLVKKVKYGDAFVEAAWPLGSAIEVASTP
- the LOC135673289 gene encoding probable apyrase 2 isoform X1; this translates as MRRVRQESLPDRIHRFRGVILVFSVPLLLVSFVLFLMPRAPSPIVSSGRKTAPGGGGVGSGGGELGSKSYAVIFDAGSSGSRVHVYCFDVNLDLLSIGKEIELFEQRTPGLSFYAKNPQEAANSLVPLLEKAESVIPVELRRTTPVRVGATAGLRALGAVTAEQILQAVRDLLRQKSSLKFQSDWVTVLDGTQEGAFQWVTINYLLGKLGKSYWDTVGVVDLGGGSVQMAYAISENDAANAPKISNEEHSYVQQLFLKGTSYHLYVHSYLHYGLLAVRAEILKAADGNSKCILDGYNGSYKYGEKEYKAVASPSGASYSKCRSDTIKALKVDEPTCTHMKCTFGGVWNGGGGDGQRNLFVASFFFDRAVEAGFVDHKVPVAKVKPAEFKVVAKRACKLNVEKAKATYPRVQDDNLPYLCMDLVYQFTLLVDGFGLDPYQEITLVKKVKYGDAFVEAAWPLGSAIEVASTP